A single region of the Oreochromis niloticus isolate F11D_XX linkage group LG19, O_niloticus_UMD_NMBU, whole genome shotgun sequence genome encodes:
- the bend3 gene encoding BEN domain-containing protein 3 — protein MNSREHGEISDEAMLEKEHKHVQDYKEETEDIAISEQPQVRGRGSSGAAEAGKRSSAEMGPDADQSTSSKRVRVSSEMRRHLIDESSRIEPLCLTTTGEKRDCIQEKSRVSYRKPLFSISHRISEKRNTPSLEQQASLGSLNQLNNMLSSKLQNPEQNGPAETIPSTDTLGQASTADSSLYPLIEKMFFILNTLNSSMTQLHSKVDLLTLEVMRIKKQIKPAEMVTEFQPPPEYLLTSDELNQLMEQTSSAGELGCRLLVHLFPELFKARECSHDCMASKRTLESLHLQLIRNYVEVCYPTVKNNNVWQEECLLQINDFFNRFWAQRDMESARLLRKQAVTGGGVKAEQPQTFRFINEQGQEEHISLDHQQGSLAGSDVGFGTQATEELDEFSSPEDFVVFLIHRLFPEVFEEGKIPEDCGNFSSVGQLILDSDKMDIIRKYMEANFPDVPEDSWLQVCIQHMEDALEGPHSNGNGSEPDNINEEGYELASLPEDVSIIKVPEVSEYERPSRKSKKSLLTPVDFDNLEIPLPDFTVPQEYILSREQLKSNYECSLSVGNFASRLLVLMFPELFTYENARKQYNCSGSLGKKQLDPIRVNLIRHYVQLVYPRAKNDRVWMLEFVGKLDERCRRRDTEQRRSYLQQRKVYGQETEQDFLCQLNQLHPDNGRQDPDIPSLPPEKSSKDFCKIPLDELTVSKPDFPVPSIYLLSDTEVREIVQQSLSVGNFAARLLVRLFPELFTHENLRLQYNHSGACNKKQLDPVRLRLIRHYVEAVYPVDKMEEVWHYECVPSIDERCRRPNRKKCDILKKAKRSSTVS, from the exons ATGAATTCCCGTGAGCATGGGGAAATCTCAGATGAAGCAATGCTTGAAAAAG AACACAAGCATGTCCAAGATTATAAGGAGGAGACGGAGGACATTGCTATTAGTGAACAACCTCAGGTACGTGGAAGAGGATCTTCTGGAGCTGCCGAGGCTGGGAAACGGTCATCTGCAGAGATGGGACCTGACGCAGACCAGTCCACTAGCAGCAAGAGAGTCAGGGTGTCTAGCGAG ATGAGACGGCACTTGATAGACGAGAGCAGCAGGATTGAACCTCTTTGCCTCACCACAACCGGAGAGAAGAGAGACTGCATCCAGGAGAAATCTAGAGTCTCCTACAGAAAGCCTCTCTTCAGCATCTCCCACCGGATCTCGGAGAAGAGGAACACCCCGAGTCTGGAGCAGCAGGCGAGTCTTGGCAGCTTGAATCAGCTCAACAATATGCTCTCATCCAAGCTCCAAAATCCGGAGCAAAATGGCCCAGCAGAGACCATCCCCTCCACAGACACTTTAGGCCAAGCTTCCACAGCGGACTCCAGCCTTTATCCACTGATtgagaaaatgtttttcattctCAACACTCTGAATTCAAGCATGACGCAGCTGCACAGTAAAGTGGACTTGCTGACGCTGGAAGTCATGAGGATAAAGAAGCAGATCAAACCGGCTGAGATGGTGACAGAGTTCCAGCCTCCCCCCGAGTATCTGCTAACCAGCGATGAATTGAATCAGCTGATGGAGCAGACGTCAAGCGCTGGGGAACTGGGCTGTCGACTGCTTGTGCATCTGTTCCCAGAGCTGTTCAAAGCCAGGGAGTGTTCTCACGACTGCATGGCGAGCAAAAGAACGCTGGAGTCTCTACATCTGCAGCTTATTCGAAACTATGTCGAGGTGTGCTACCCCACggtaaaaaacaacaacgtgTGGCAGGAAGAGTGCCTCCTCCAGATTAATGACTTTTTTAATCGCTTCTGGGCGCAGAGGGACATGGAAAGCGCCCGGCTGCTCAGGAAGCAGGCGGTCACAGGTGGTGGCGTAAAAGCGGAGCAGCCTCAAACCTTTCGTTTCATTAATGAACAGGGTCAGGAGGAGCACATATCTCTAGATCACCAACAGGGCAGCCTGGCTGGTTCAGATGTCGGGTTTGGTACACAAGCCACAGAGGAGTTGGATGAGTTCTCCTCCCCAGAAGACTTTGTTGTTTTCCTAATTCACCGTCTCTTCCCTGAAGTTTTTGAAGAGGGGAAAATACCAGAAGACTGCGGCAATTTTAGTAGTGTAGGACAGCTAATTCTGGACTCTGACAAGATGGACATAATTAGAAAGTATATGGAAGCGAATTTCCCTGATGTGCCTGAGGACAGCTGGCTGCAGGTGTGCATTCAGCATATGGAAGACGCACTCGAGGGTCCTCACAGTAACGGCAACGGGAGTGAACCGGACAACATCAATGAGGAGGGCTACGAACTGGCCAGTCTTCCTGAAGATGTTTCAATTATCAAGGTTCCAGAAGTGAGTGAATATGAAAGACCCAGTCGCAAGTCTAAAAAGTCGCTGCTCACGCCTGTAGATTTTGACAATCTGGAGATTCCTCTGCCTGACTTTACTGTTCCCCAGGAATACATCCTGTCCAGGGAACAGCTCAAGAGCAACTATGAATGTAGCTTGTCTGTTGGGAACTTTGCCTCTCGGTTGCTGGTGCTCATGTTCCCTGAGCTCTTTACCTACGAGAACGCTAGAAAGCAGTACAACTGCAGCGGTTCTCTTGGGAAAAAGCAACTCGACCCCATTCGCGTAAACCTGATCCGTCATTACGTGCAGTTGGTCTACCCCCGGGCCAAGAACGACAGAGTGTGGATGTTGGAATTTGTTGGCAAACTTGACGAGCGGTGCAGGAGACGTGACACGGAGCAGAGGAGATCCTACTTGCAGCAGCGCAAAGTGTACGGTCAGGAGACAGAGCAGGACTTTCTCTGCCAGCTGAACCAGCTACATCCTGATAACGGCAGACAGGATCCAGATATTCCCTCTTTACCTCCTGAGAAAAGTAGCAAAGACTTCTGCAAAATACCCCTTGATGAGCTGACTGTGTCCAAACCAGACTTCCCTGTTCCCTCCATCTACCTGCTCTCCGATACCGAGGTACGGGAAATTGTCCAGCAGAGTCTCTCTGTTGGGAACTTTGCCGCCCGCTTGCTGGTGCGCCTCTTCCCCGAGCTCTTCACCCACGAGAACCTGCGGCTGCAGTACAACCATTCAGGCGCCTGCAATAAGAAGCAGCTCGACCCTGTTCGACTGAGACTGATCCGTCACTATGTGGAAGCCGTGTATCCTGTGGATAAGATGGAGGAGGTGTGGCACTACGAATGTGTGCCAAGCATCGACGAACGCTGCCGGCGCCCCAATCGCAAGAAGTGTGACATTCTTAAAAAGGCCAAGAGGTCAAGCACTGTGTCCTAG
- the mtres1 gene encoding mitochondrial transcription rescue factor 1 isoform X4: protein MQSLVVQALAMRQLGRLSPRHLLATGYGLRQTEWCPRTIHTRQLCGYSVFPVTPGCHRPAFRGRDALRCWSAHHLRFKSNKKKGASSAQEEEDEDDKDAEDSDYEDLDPNLPKDYKDMEKYVQSFRYDVIIKAGLDMARNKIEDAFYNNKLRLNGQKLIKKSKTVKLGDTLDLVLSENPETNTVTLMRVILRRVFTDTGNTEKHKVAIRRWKCLELPREEAFKP from the exons ATGCAGAGTTTGGTGGTGCAAGCTCTTGCCATGAGGCAGCTTGGAAGGTTGAGCCCTCGCCACCTGCTAGCTACCGGATATGGACTGAGGCAGACCGAATGGTGTCCCAGGACCATTCATACTCGCCAGCTGTGCGGCTACTCTGTCTTCCCTGTGACACCTGGCTGTCACCGGCCTGCTTTCCGTGGAAGAGACGCTCTCAGGTGTTGGTCTGCTCATCATTTGAGGTTTAAAAGCAACAAGAAGAAAGGTGCTTCAAGTGcacaggaggaggaagatgaggatgaTAAAGACGCAGAGGACAGTGATTATGAAGATTTGGACCCAAATCTACCCAAGGACTATAAAGACATGGAGAAATATGTTCAGTCCTTCCGCTACGACGTCATTATAAAAGCTGGCCTGGATATGGCACGCAA TAAAATTGAAGATGCGTTCTACAACAACAAGCTCAGATTAAACGGACAGAAACTCATCAAGAAAAGTAAAACG GTAAAACTCGGGGACACCCTGGACCTGGTTCTGTCAGAGAACCCAGAAACGAACACTGTTACATTGATGAGAGTTATCCTGAGAAGGGTTTTTACTGACACTGgtaacactgaaaagcacaaagttgCCATAAGGCGCTGGAAATGTCTCGAGCTTCCCAGGGAGGAGGCCTTTAAACCTTGA
- the mtres1 gene encoding mitochondrial transcription rescue factor 1 isoform X2: MKGYSIVTGWSTNMQSLVVQALAMRQLGRLSPRHLLATGYGLRQTEWCPRTIHTRQLCGYSVFPVTPGCHRPAFRGRDALRCWSAHHLRFKSNKKKGASSAQEEEDEDDKDAEDSDYEDLDPNLPKDYKDMEKYVQSFRYDVIIKAGLDMARNKIEDAFYNNKLRLNGQKLIKKSKTVKLGDTLDLVLSENPETNTVTLMRVILRRVFTDTGNTEKHKVAIRRWKCLELPREEAFKP; the protein is encoded by the exons ATGAAAGGTTATTCCATAG TGACTGGGTGGAGCACAAACATGCAGAGTTTGGTGGTGCAAGCTCTTGCCATGAGGCAGCTTGGAAGGTTGAGCCCTCGCCACCTGCTAGCTACCGGATATGGACTGAGGCAGACCGAATGGTGTCCCAGGACCATTCATACTCGCCAGCTGTGCGGCTACTCTGTCTTCCCTGTGACACCTGGCTGTCACCGGCCTGCTTTCCGTGGAAGAGACGCTCTCAGGTGTTGGTCTGCTCATCATTTGAGGTTTAAAAGCAACAAGAAGAAAGGTGCTTCAAGTGcacaggaggaggaagatgaggatgaTAAAGACGCAGAGGACAGTGATTATGAAGATTTGGACCCAAATCTACCCAAGGACTATAAAGACATGGAGAAATATGTTCAGTCCTTCCGCTACGACGTCATTATAAAAGCTGGCCTGGATATGGCACGCAA TAAAATTGAAGATGCGTTCTACAACAACAAGCTCAGATTAAACGGACAGAAACTCATCAAGAAAAGTAAAACG GTAAAACTCGGGGACACCCTGGACCTGGTTCTGTCAGAGAACCCAGAAACGAACACTGTTACATTGATGAGAGTTATCCTGAGAAGGGTTTTTACTGACACTGgtaacactgaaaagcacaaagttgCCATAAGGCGCTGGAAATGTCTCGAGCTTCCCAGGGAGGAGGCCTTTAAACCTTGA
- the mtres1 gene encoding mitochondrial transcription rescue factor 1 isoform X1: protein MKRKDRNLTGWSTNMQSLVVQALAMRQLGRLSPRHLLATGYGLRQTEWCPRTIHTRQLCGYSVFPVTPGCHRPAFRGRDALRCWSAHHLRFKSNKKKGASSAQEEEDEDDKDAEDSDYEDLDPNLPKDYKDMEKYVQSFRYDVIIKAGLDMARNKIEDAFYNNKLRLNGQKLIKKSKTVKLGDTLDLVLSENPETNTVTLMRVILRRVFTDTGNTEKHKVAIRRWKCLELPREEAFKP, encoded by the exons ATGAAGCGAAAAGACAGAAATC TGACTGGGTGGAGCACAAACATGCAGAGTTTGGTGGTGCAAGCTCTTGCCATGAGGCAGCTTGGAAGGTTGAGCCCTCGCCACCTGCTAGCTACCGGATATGGACTGAGGCAGACCGAATGGTGTCCCAGGACCATTCATACTCGCCAGCTGTGCGGCTACTCTGTCTTCCCTGTGACACCTGGCTGTCACCGGCCTGCTTTCCGTGGAAGAGACGCTCTCAGGTGTTGGTCTGCTCATCATTTGAGGTTTAAAAGCAACAAGAAGAAAGGTGCTTCAAGTGcacaggaggaggaagatgaggatgaTAAAGACGCAGAGGACAGTGATTATGAAGATTTGGACCCAAATCTACCCAAGGACTATAAAGACATGGAGAAATATGTTCAGTCCTTCCGCTACGACGTCATTATAAAAGCTGGCCTGGATATGGCACGCAA TAAAATTGAAGATGCGTTCTACAACAACAAGCTCAGATTAAACGGACAGAAACTCATCAAGAAAAGTAAAACG GTAAAACTCGGGGACACCCTGGACCTGGTTCTGTCAGAGAACCCAGAAACGAACACTGTTACATTGATGAGAGTTATCCTGAGAAGGGTTTTTACTGACACTGgtaacactgaaaagcacaaagttgCCATAAGGCGCTGGAAATGTCTCGAGCTTCCCAGGGAGGAGGCCTTTAAACCTTGA
- the mtres1 gene encoding mitochondrial transcription rescue factor 1 isoform X3, giving the protein MTGWSTNMQSLVVQALAMRQLGRLSPRHLLATGYGLRQTEWCPRTIHTRQLCGYSVFPVTPGCHRPAFRGRDALRCWSAHHLRFKSNKKKGASSAQEEEDEDDKDAEDSDYEDLDPNLPKDYKDMEKYVQSFRYDVIIKAGLDMARNKIEDAFYNNKLRLNGQKLIKKSKTVKLGDTLDLVLSENPETNTVTLMRVILRRVFTDTGNTEKHKVAIRRWKCLELPREEAFKP; this is encoded by the exons A TGACTGGGTGGAGCACAAACATGCAGAGTTTGGTGGTGCAAGCTCTTGCCATGAGGCAGCTTGGAAGGTTGAGCCCTCGCCACCTGCTAGCTACCGGATATGGACTGAGGCAGACCGAATGGTGTCCCAGGACCATTCATACTCGCCAGCTGTGCGGCTACTCTGTCTTCCCTGTGACACCTGGCTGTCACCGGCCTGCTTTCCGTGGAAGAGACGCTCTCAGGTGTTGGTCTGCTCATCATTTGAGGTTTAAAAGCAACAAGAAGAAAGGTGCTTCAAGTGcacaggaggaggaagatgaggatgaTAAAGACGCAGAGGACAGTGATTATGAAGATTTGGACCCAAATCTACCCAAGGACTATAAAGACATGGAGAAATATGTTCAGTCCTTCCGCTACGACGTCATTATAAAAGCTGGCCTGGATATGGCACGCAA TAAAATTGAAGATGCGTTCTACAACAACAAGCTCAGATTAAACGGACAGAAACTCATCAAGAAAAGTAAAACG GTAAAACTCGGGGACACCCTGGACCTGGTTCTGTCAGAGAACCCAGAAACGAACACTGTTACATTGATGAGAGTTATCCTGAGAAGGGTTTTTACTGACACTGgtaacactgaaaagcacaaagttgCCATAAGGCGCTGGAAATGTCTCGAGCTTCCCAGGGAGGAGGCCTTTAAACCTTGA
- the LOC100708703 gene encoding transmembrane protein 151B yields MSPPASAATASESSTTTVFEEDTREEQRPLKQSLSKSLCRESFWKCLLLSVLMYGCMGAMVWCHITKVTRLTFDSDFKGNSMMYHDSPCSDGYIYIPLALLGMLYLVYLVECWHCHVKNELQHKVDVEGISERIQRMQQAKPCIWWKAISYHYVRRTRQVTRYRNGDAYTSTQVYHERVNTHVAEAEFDYSHCGVKDVSKQLLGLEKSALTKMRFTKCFSFANVESENSYLTQRARFFTDNEGLDDYMEAREGMHLKNIDLKEYVLVLCDPEHHPWYLSQYVFWFASFLTFSWPLRVFTEYRTAYVHYRVEKLFGHDYLPVTPCDDRPYWRRIPRVNTIDSTELEWHIRSNQQLVPSYSEAGLMDLAQCPSSFSGLRQNCERCHRAMSCSSVFSRSALSICTGASSRIPFSSSRFSLARRYGSQRSCFWRSGSLDDQESPSENTRCLSERLTTDDEEPPDYEDALCYPVLIVHCSENCHNHRSFHRNGSCVETSL; encoded by the exons ATGTCTCCTCCAGCATCGGCTGCGACAGCGAGTGAAAGCAGCACCACCACCGTTTTCGAGGAGGACACCAGAGAGGAG CAAAGACCGCTGAAGCAATCTCTAAGCAAGTCCTTATGTCGGGAGAGTTTCTGGAAATGCCTACTCTTGTCCGTTCTCATGTATGGCTGCATGGGAGCCATGGTTTGGTGTCACATCACCAAGGTGACCCGCCTGACCTTCGACAGTGACTTCAAAGGGAATTCCATGATGTACCATGACAGCCCCTGCTCTGATGGCTACATCTACATCCCCTTGGCCCTGCTGGGCATGCTCTATTTAGTTTACCTAGTTGAGTGCTGGCACTGTCACGTGAAGAATGAGCTGCAGCACAAAGTGGACGTGGAGGGCATCTCCGAGCGTATCCAGAGGATGCAGCAGGCTAAGCCCTGCATCTGGTGGAAGGCCATCAGCTATCACTATGTGCGCCGAACTCGACAAGTCACGCGCTACCGCAACGGAGACGCCTACACGAGCACCCAGGTTTACCATGAGCGTGTCAACACCCACGTGGCAGAAGCAGAATTTGACTACAGCCACTGTGGTGTCAAAGATGTTTCCAAACAGCTGCTGGGCTTGGAGAAGTCTGCGCTGACAAAGATGCGCTTCACTAAGTGTTTCAGTTTTGCCAACGTGGAGTCAGAGAATTCTTATCTCACACAAAGGGCGAGGTTTTTCACCGACAATGAGGGCCTGGATGACTACATGGAAGCAAGAGAGGGCATGCATCTGAAGAACATTGACCTGAAGGAGTATGTCTTGGTGCTCTGTGACCCGGAGCACCACCCTTGGTATCTGTCCCAGTACGTCTTCTGGTTTGCCTCCTTCCTCACGTTCTCCTGGCCTCTCAGAGTCTTCACAGAGTATCGCACTGCATACGTCCACTATCGTGTTGAAAAGCTCTTTGGCCACGATTACCTCCCTGTGACCCCTTGTGATGATCGCCCTTATTGGCGCCGTATCCCTCGAGTTAACACCATTGACAGTACAGAACTGGAGTGGCACATTCGCTCCAACCAGCAGCTGGTTCCCAGTTACTCAGAGGCTGGCCTCATGGACCTGGCCCAGTGCCCCTCTAGCTTCAGTGGGCTTCGTCAGAACTGCGAGCGCTGCCACAGAGCCATGAGCTGCTCCTCAGTGTTCTCCCGAAGCGCCCTCAGCATCTGCACCGGTGCCAGCTCCCGCATCCCCTTCAGCAGCAGCCGCTTCTCCTTGGCCCGGCGCTATGGCTCCCAGCGCAGCTGCTTCTGGAGGAGCGGCAGCCTGGACGACCAGGAGAGCCCCAGTGAAAATACCCGCTGCCTATCGGAACGCCTCACCACAGATGACGAGGAGCCCCCGGACTACGAGGATGCACTTTGTTACCCGGTGCTCATCGTCCACTGCAGTGAGAACTGCCACAACCACAGATCTTTCCACAGAAATGGCTCCTGCGTGGAGACCTCTTTATGA
- the LOC100708430 gene encoding transmembrane protein 151B gives MSSPPSAATASESSTTTVFEEDTREEQRPLKQSLSKSLCRESFWKCFLLSVLMYGCMGAMVWCHITKVTRFTFDSAFKGKSKMYHDSPCSDGYIYIPLALLGMLYLVYLLECWHCHVKNELLHKMDVEGIYEHIKKMQQAKPCIWWKAFSYHYVRRTRQVTRYRRYTCTQVYHERLDTHVAEAEFDYSHCGVKDVSKQLLGLEKSVLTKMRFTKCFSFANVESENSYLTQRARFFTDNEGLDDYMEAREDMNLKNIDLKEYVLVLCDPKHHPWYLSHYVFWFASFLTFSWPLRVFMEYRTAYVHYRVEKVFGHDYRPVSPCDDRRYWCRIPRVKSTDVTELEWHICSNQQLLTQRLTSWIWPSDRPTSARFIRTVSAATESSSDPQCSLEAPSASALVPTFL, from the exons ATGTCTTCTCCACCATCAGCTGCGACAGCGAGTGAAAGCAGCACCACCACCGTTTTCGAGGAGGACACCAGAGAGGAG CAAAGACCGCTGAAACAATCTCTGAGCAAGTCCTTATGTCGGGAGAGTTTCTGGAAATGCTTCCTCCTTTCCGTTCTCATGTATGGCTGCATGGGAGCCATGGTTTGGTGTCACATCACCAAGGTGACCCGTTTCACCTTCGACAGTGCCTTCAAAGGGAAATCCAAGATGTACCACGACAGCCCCTGCTCTGATGGCTACATCTACATCCCCTTGGCCCTGCTGGGCATGCTCTATTTAGTCTACCTGTTGGAGTGCTGGCACTGTCACGTGAAGAATGAGCTGCTGCACAAAATGGATGTGGAGGGCATCTATGAGCACATAAAGAAGATGCAGCAGGCTAAGCCCTGCATCTGGTGGAAGGCCTTCAGCTATCACTATGTGCGCCGAACTCGACAAGTCACGCGCTACCGCCGTTATACTTGCACCCAGGTTTACCACGAGCGCCTTGACACCCACGTGGCAGAAGCAGAATTTGACTACAGCCACTGTGGTGTCAAAGATGTTTCCAAACAGCTGCTGGGCTTGGAGAAGTCTGTGCTTACAAAGATGCGCTTCACCAAGTGTTTCAGTTTTGCCAACGTGGAGTCAGAGAATTCTTATCTCACACAAAGGGCGAGGTTTTTCACCGACAATGAGGGCCTGGATGACTACATGGAAGCCAGAGAAGACATGAACCTGAAGAACATTGACCTGAAGGAGTATGTCTTGGTGCTCTGTGACCCAAAGCACCACCCCTGGTATCTGTCCCACTACGTCTTCTGGTTTGCCTCCTTCCTCACGTTCTCCTGGCCTCTCAGAGTCTTCATGGAGTATCGCACTGCATACGTCCACTATCGTGTTGAGAAGGTCTTTGGGCACGATTACCGCCCTGTGTCGCCATGTGATGATCGACGATACTGGTGTCGTATCCCTCGAGTTAAAAGCACTGATGTTACAGAACTGGAGTGGCACATTTGCTCCAACCAGCAGCTGCTTACCCAGAGGCTGACCTCATGGATCTGGCCCAGTGACCGTCCAACTTCAGCGAGATTCATCAGAACTGTGAGCGCTGCCACAGAGTCATCATCTGATCCTCAGTGTTCTTTAGAAGCCCCCTCAGCATCTGCACTTGTGCCAACGTTCCTTTAA
- the grxcr1b gene encoding glutaredoxin domain-containing cysteine-rich protein 1, whose protein sequence is MERPKLKQENEKAGKTVRFRVASANSGRVLAEVFKDERAWCGSVEDSVESDPTSSPEAEQQGGSLPTSEANSHLNGLVVEAAVDENGCEPDDLLLYASAKREMLFSNKRINICSKNGTVRGVRNKVSAGQVLFNNLSNMYSGSLRHQKRRPWEKQ, encoded by the exons ATGGAGAGGCCAAAACTGAAACAGGAGAACGAGAAGGCTGGGAAAACAGTCAGGTTTAGAGTAGCGTCTGCCAACAGCGGCCGGGTCTTGGCGGAGGTGTTCAAGGATGAGAGAGCCTGGTGCGGCTCGGTGGAGGACTCTGTGGAGTCTGACCCGACCAGCAGCCCGGAGGCAGAGCAGCAGGGCGGCTCTCTCCCCACCAGCGAGGCCAACAGCCACCTGAACGGTTTGGTGGTGGAAGCAGCCGTGGACGAGAATGGCTGTGAACCCGATGACCTGCTTTTGTACGCCAGTGCCAAGAGAGAGATGCTGTTTAGCAACAAGCGGATCAATATCTGCAGCAAGAATGGGACCGTGAGAGGAGTGAGGAACAAAGTGAGCGCAGGCCAAGTGCTTTTCAACAACCTCTCCAACATGTACTCT GGTTCCCTTCGTCACCAGAAAAGGAGACCCTGGGAAAAGCAGTGA